In the genome of Verrucomicrobiota bacterium, the window AGGACCAGCGGCTGACCCTCTCCTCTTCCACCCGCAACTTTCTCCACAGTCTCGACCAGACCGTCCACCTGGTGGTGGCCTTCCGTCGCAGTTCGCCGCTTTACCACTACGCCCGCGAACTGGCTGAGACCTACCGCCAAGCGGCCAAGAGCCGCCTCCAAGTCCATGCCTTCGACCCGGTGCGGGAGCCGAATCGAGCGGCCGAGCTGGCCCAGCGCTTTGGCGTCGAATTCGTCGGCAACTCGATCATCGTCGTTTGCGGAGAGTCCCAGCTGACCATTGCTGAAAGCAACATGGCGGTCTTCGATGAGAGCAAGAGCACTCCCCTGCTGCTGGCCCGGACGGGGGAAGAAGCGCTGTCTTCGGCCATTTACTCGGTCGCCATCACCGACCCCGCGCAGGTTTATCTTCTGACCGGGAAAGGCGCTCTGCCTCAAACCAGCGGAGGGACCGCCAGTGCGACTCTCCAGAGCATCCTGGCGCGCCAGCATGGTCGGCTGAGCGAGCTCAGCCTCGATTCCATCGAGACCATCCCAGAGGACGCCCGCGCGCTCGTGCTCATCAATCCCCGCTATGACCTGAGCGAAGACGAATTGCGCTTGGTCCACGACTGGTGGCGAGAAAAGGCGGGCGCGCTCTTGCTTCTTCTGAACCCAGAATACGAGACGCCCAATCTGAATGCCTTTGCCCGGACTTTTGGGATTTCGCCGCAGGGGAATGTGGTCCTGCGGACCGTGCAAAGTCCCGTCTCCGGCCTGACGCTCGATTATGAGGTGGCCGCCCGCTTCACTCCTGGGATCCCCTGGACGGCTAGTTTTCGGAATACCGACACCCGCTTTCCTGGAGTGTCTCAATCTCTGGAAGTCTTTGAAAATGACTCCACCTTCCTGGCCCTCAAAATCCGCCCCACCCCTCTCATCGAAAGCACCGAGGCCTTCTGGGGCGAGACCCGGCCGACCGAAGAGCCGGTCGTGCTCAGCCCGACCTTGGATGAGCCCGGCCCCGTCGCCCTCGCGGCCATGAGTGAACTCGGAGGCGTGGAAGACGGCACGCTGAAGGTCTCCACCCCCCGCCTGGTGGTGGTAGGCAATCCCCATTTGCTCGACCCCGTGCCGCTCATCAAACCGAACTACGATTTCATCTCGAGCGCGCTCAACTGGGCCATGAAACGGGAAGAACTCGTGGGGACCACGCCGGAGCAATCCCTCCTTTTCACGGCCGACATCCGTGAGGAGGACCGCACCTTCCTCAATCGACTCCTGCTCATTTTCCTGCCGGCGGGCGCGCTCCTCTTTGCGCTCTACGTCTGGCGACTTCGCCGTGAATGACCATGCGCTTTGCTCTGCCACAGCTCGTTCTGCCAAGCCTCGCCCTCGGGGTGGCTCTGGTGGCTTTGGGGGGGGTCGATTGGCGCAGCGTGCCCCCCGCGCTCGACGAGGGGGAGGCCTTCTACCAGTTTTCTCCCGAGACCGTGGCCCGAGTCCGCTTGCAGCGAGGGACAGAGGAATGTCGCTTTCACTGGAACGGTCGCCGCTGGGTCGTGACGACCCCCTTCGAGGACGAGCTCGATCCTTCCCTCGCCCCAGCGCTGGTGCAATTTCTTGACCAGGCCCGGGTGGTCGAAAGCATGGACCGCCTGCCCGAGGGAGCGCAATGGGCTGCCTACGGTTTGGCTGAAGGACAGGAACTGCTCGTGGAGTGCTTTGACAAGCACGAGCAAGTCCTGGCTCGCCTCGCCCTCGGGAGCCGCTCGCCACTCCAGCTGGAAGTCGCCACCGAAGAAGAGGAGCGAGAGCGTTTGGCGACGAGCTACCTCCGTCTCCTCGACCGGGAAGGTGATGCCCGCCTCTACCTCGCCACGGGAGCGGTCCGCGAAGCACTCGACCGCCCTTTTGCGCTCTATCGAAATCCGCACCCCTTTCCTCGGGAAATGGCCTTGGCGGTGCAGCTCGTCTTTGGCGATGCCCAGGGGGAAATCTCCCTCGAGCGGAGCAGCCCGGAGGCCCCTTGGCAGCTCGCCAGTCCGATTCGAGATCGCGCCGACCAAGAAGTGGTGACTGCCCTTTTGGAAGACTGCTTTGATCTGCGAGCCACCCAGATTTTGGCCCGCCCCGAAAGCGCGCCCTCTCAAGAGGGCAGCCTGCGCCTCTCCACTGATTTGGCCTTGGGCGGGACCGAAGAACGAGAGCGCACCTCTCTCGAATTTCACTTTGGCGAGCAAAACGGAGGCGACCTCCTGAGCGTGTCTCACGGGCAGCGTGATCTCGTCATGAAGTTGCCGGCCAGCACGGCCAAGCGCCTCGTCCCAAAAGTGAACGACCTTCGGAGTCGGCGCTTGGTCCACCTCGCCCCCGAAGAAATTCGCAACGTCGTCTTTCGTTCTCCCGGCAATGCCGACTTCTTCCTCGAAAACCTCGGCCATCGCTGGTCGCTCGGATTTTTGGGCGAGATCCAGCCCGCCAACGACCCCCTTATCGAGTTCGCCCTCCAAACCGTGCACTCGAAAATCATCCAAGAGTTCGTGACAGACTCCCTGGGCACGCTTGGCGAGTATGGCTTTGATGAACCCGATTTGGAGCTTTCCATCTTTCCTCTCGATGGCTCGTCTCCTCGCCTGCTGCGCTTCGTCCGCCAAGAGGACGGGCGGGTCTGGGTGACTCGGCGGGACCAGCCCTTTGTGGTCGAGGTCCCCGAAAGCGTCCTCGACGCCTTCCCCACCCGCCCCGAAGCCTGGCGGGACACCCTCGTCAGCAGTTTTTCCATGCTCGAGCTGCGTGCTCTCGGCATCCAAGACGCTGCCGGCAACACCATCGAACTGGACTACAACTTCCAGCGCAATCAGTGGCAAGCCTTCGTCAACGGTCAGGACGCCGGGCCTCAGCTCGACCCGGCCGCCGCCCAAGCCCTCGCGAAAGTCCTCGGAAATTATCGCGCCGAGCGGTGGCTCCTCGACTCAAAAAGGCAGGCCCTGGAACGTCTGGAAAACCCGCTTCTCACCTTGGGACTGCGAATGGAAAAAATGGACCCCAAGAACTTCGAAACGCGCGAAGAAACCCTCTTTTTGAAAATCGCCGCGCCCACCGAGCAACCGCAGGCCGCCTTTTATTACGGCCGCCGCGATGAAGAGCCCTTCGTCTTTCTACTCACTCCGCAGCAAGTGGCGGAAATCCTGGCACCCTTGGCCAGCCTCTTGTCGGCGCCGGAGTGAAAGCGCCAGAAAAGCCGATTGCTTCCGAAGAGGCTTGGTCTCTCTTGGTTGGATGAAGCGACTGGCTCTTTTTTTCGCCCTGACCGCCACCACCTACGGAGAGGAATGGATCTCCTTATTTGATGGGGAAACTCTGGCAGGCTGGACCGCGCAGGGCCCAGTCAACTGGGCGGTGGAAGACGGCACCATCACGGCCAGTGAGGGCGAAATCAGCCTGCTCACCACCGCCGAACGCTACCTGAACTACGAGCTTGAGGTGGAATTCAAAGCCCCGCTCGACACCAATAGCGGGATCTTCTTGAACTCGGAGCCGGTCGTGGAAAACGAAGCCACCGACTGCTACGAAATCAACATCGCCCCACCCACCAATCCCTTCCCCACCGGGAGCGTCGTCAAGTTTCTTCGGAAAGAAGGACTCGGGGAAAAAGACGAGTGGAGGAGCTATCGCCTCCAGGTCCAAAAGGGCGTCTTGAGCGTCACGCTCGATGGGGAAAAACTCTATGAGCTGACCGTCCAAAGCCCCCGCCCCGCCGGCCACATCGGGCTGCAATTCAATCGTGGGAAGATCGCCTTCCGAAACATCCGGCTTCGGCTCCTAGAGTAGCGCCCCACCGGGACCCCCTCCGGCGAGGGCTTGCCACCCACGAAACCAGTCCAGGCGCCCGCGAAAAGAAGCTCCTTTTCGATTGAAATGCACCGGATCTCACCAAGGCTGGACGGGCTGCAAACGTCGCAGCCCCTATCTATGAAATACGACCTTATCGTCATCGGCGGCGGGCCTGCGGGCTACGTGGGAGCCATCCGTGCCGCTCAACTCGGAAAAAAAGTGGCCTGCGTCGAAATGGACCGCGCGGGAGGCACTTGTCTGAACTGGGGCTGCATCCCCACCAAGTCTCTCCTGAAGAACGCCGAACTCTACCACACCATGAAACACCGGGCGGAGGAGTTCGGTCTCTCGGCCGAAAACCTGACCTTTGATTGGTCTAAGATCGTGGGCCGATCACGCAAGGTCTCGGACCAACTGGCAGGGGGCATCGAATTCCTCTTCAAAAAGAACAAAGTCGATTACCTCGCAGGCCAAGGCAAAGTCCTCGGTCCGGGAAAAGTCGAGGTGGAAACGGCCGACGGCAAAAAAGAAACCCACGACTGCACCGACCTGCTCATTGCCACCGGGTGCAAAAGCCGGGACATGCCCGGTTTCCCCTTCGACGGTGAAAAGATCATCAGCTCTAAGGAAGCCATGGTCCTGAAAGAGCAGCCCAAGGAAATCGTCATCATCGGAGCCGGCGCCATTGGGATCGAGTTTGCCTACGTTTTCAACGCTTACGGCACCAAAGTCACCGTAGTGGAGATGCAACCAAACATCTTACCGGTGGAGGACGAGGAAATCAGCAAGGAGCTGGCCAAGGCCTTCAAAAAACAGGGCATCACCTGCCTGACGAACACCAAGACCACCGACATAAAAAAGACCGCCCAAGGGGTCGAGATCACCGTCGAAGGCAAGAAAAAGCAAACCCTGAAAGCGGACCTCTGCTTGGTGGCCATCGGCGTCCAAGCCGTCTTGCCCAAAGGGGTCGAAAAGGCCAAGCTGGACCGCGGGTATCTGGTGGTAAACGATCGCTATGAAACCACCATGAAAGGCGTCTTCGCGGTGGGCGATATCATTGGCCCCCCCTGGCTGGCGCACACCGCCAGTTTCGAGGCCATCCAATGCATCGAAGGCATTTACAAGCAGGGCCACACCCCCAAGCGAGTGGAAACCTTCCCAGGCTGCACCTACTGCCACCCCCAGGTAGCCAGCGTGGGCCTGACCGAACGGGCAGCCAAAGAAAAGGGCATCGACTACATCACGGGCAAGATTCCCTTCCAAGCCATCGGCAAAGCCATCGCCGTGGGCGAGCCGGGCGGCTTCGTGAAACTGGTCGTGGGCAAAACACACCACGAAGTCCTGGGCGCGCACATCATCGGGGACAATGCCACCGAACTGATCGCTGAAATTGGCTTGGCTATTGAAATGGAAGCCACCTTGGAGGAACTGGAAAACACCATCCACGCCCACCCCACTCTGAGCGAATCCATTCACGAAGCCGCCAGCGCCGCCGAAGGCATGGCCATTCACTTCTGATCCCGAGCTGCCCCAGCTGACTAAGGTGCCGAAGGTGCCAGAGGCAATCGCAAAACTCGATCTTGCGAAGTCAGGTAGAGAAAGCGCCCCCCATTGCCAAAGGCCACATTGGCCGTGGGCCGCGTGCAAAGAACCCGGCCCAGAAGCTGGCCTTGGGGGTTGAGAATGAGGAGGCCGCCGGGGCCGGTCGCGAAGACCGTTCCATCCGGCCCCACCTTGAGGCCATCCGGCAAGCCCGGCCCGGAAAGCGGGCTGCTATCGAAGAAGACCTCGCCTTCTCCCAAGTTGCCATCGGCCTTCACCGGGTAGGCCATGATGACGGGAGCGGGGCGGTGGCTCTGCGCCACATACAGCACGCTTTCATCCGGGGAGAAGGCGAGGCCATTCGGGCGGATCAGCGAATCGACGAGCAAGTGGACCTCTCCCGCAGGCGTCACGCGAAAGACCCCGAAAAAAGGCAGCTCCCGAGAGGGGTCGTCCTCTCCTTCCGGCAAACCATAGGGCGGATCGGTGAAATAAAGATCGCCTCCGCTATGCAGGGCGAGGTCATTCGGGGAGTTGAACCGCTTCCCTTGAAAGCGATCCGCCACCGTCAACTTCCCCCCGCTTTCAGTGAGGACGGAAACGCGGCGATCGCCATGTTCGCACGAGAGAAGTCGCCCCGCCTGATCCCAGGCCAGCCCATTGGCCCCGGAAACCCTCGCGCTCCCGATCGGACCGGTAAAGCCCGAGGGTTGCAAGTAGATCGAAGCTTCTTTGTCCCCCTCCCGCCATTGGTAGACGATATTGTTGGGCACATCCGAGAAGAGCAAGCGCGCCTGCGCCGCGTCCCAGACCGGACCCTCCGCCCAGCGAAATCCCGTGCAGAGCGTCTCGATTTGGGTGCCGGGAGCGATGATGGCGTCGAGCCCCGGGTCGAGTCGCTCAATCGACTCCGGTCCAGCCACCGCCGCCATCCAAGAAGACAAAAAGACGCCCACCGCAAGCGTCCACCGACCAGATCCCGCCCCAGACTTCATGCTAGGAAAGCGACCCCACCCTGGGGGGCTTGTCAGGAAAGCATGGGAGGCATTCCGCCATCAACCCGGCTCCACCCAATCCGCCTCGATCCACTCGTTCTCCCGCAACACCTCTGCCAAGATCGGGAGCTGGGTCAGCCTTTCTAAGACGCCCTTGTTGGAAACGGAGGCCAAGTCGAGCTCATCCACCAGATGATTGAAGATCCAGCCCTTCTGCGGCAGGCCTGTTTCTTGAATGGCCTTCCAGGTGAGAAGGGAATGGTTGAGGGCACCCAATCGATTGTTCACCACCACCACCACGGGGAGGCCCAGCGCCTTCGCCAGATCCGCCATGCTCTCCTCTTCTGAAATGGGCACCGCCCAGCCCCCCGCCCCTTCCACCAGCACCACATCGAAGCGCGATTGCAGGTCCAGGAAACCGTCCACCAGGGGAGCGATTTCCATCGGCTTGCTCTCGATCTGGGCCGCCACCAAAGGGGCCGCCGCCGTCAAATAGGCCAAGGGATTGATCTCCTCGAGGGTGAGACCCTCCTCACTCGCCTCCTGCAAGGCTTTGGCGTCCTCCAAGCCACCACAACTGACCGGCTTGTAGCCCACTGCCCGAATGCCCTCCTCGCGCAGTGCTTGGAGAAGCAGGCAAGTCACATAAGTCTTGCCCGCGCCCGTATCCGTCCCGGTGATGAAGTAGTGCATGGAAATCGTTCGGCGGCCGAAAAACCGTTCTCGCTGACCTCGGCCAGAGTCGGTCGCCCGTCGAGGGAGACTTGCCCCTGACGTGCCTCATGCGTCCGGATTAGGAACCACACGATCACCGCCACTCCCAGCGCCACCAGTTTCGACTTCCAATTCACCAGCAACAGGTCTTTCATTCTTCGGTTGGTCTTCTTCTTCGATGGTGTCGGGAAACAGCCACTGTCCCAGCTTCCGGCGGTAAGCCTCCGGCTTCAAGCCTTTCATCAGCTCGCCGTTCTGGCAGAGAGAAACCGAGCCCGTCTCCTCGGAGACAATGATGGCGATGGCATCGCTCTCCTCCGTCACCCCCACCCCGGCCCGGTGCCGCAGGCCGATGGAACGGTCCTGCATCTCTCGCTGGCTCAGGGGAAAGACACAGCCGGCCGCGGCGATCTTGTCCTTGTCCAAAACGACGCCCCCATCGTGGAGAGAAGCCCGGGGGTGAAAAATCGAAAGGAGCAACTCCGTGGAAACCTCTGCGTTCAAGGTCACGCCCGTCTCGCTATACTGAGTCAGCTCGATGCCGCGTTCGATCGCGATGAGCGCCCCAAAACGCTTGTTGGAAAGCTGTTGGATCGCCTCCACCAGCAACTCGATTTGCTCCCGCTTGGCGTCGGTGATGGAAAAAAGCCGGTGGCTGCCGAGATCCCCCAGCAAGCGACGCAGCTCCGGTTGGAACGTCACCACCAAGGCCAAGGCCAGGATCGCGGAAATGCTCTTGATGATGGTGCCGATCACCACCAGATCGAGCAACTCCGACACCAAAGTCAGAGTCAGCAAAAGAACGACAAAGCCCGTCAAAATGCGCGCCCCCCGCGTCTTGCGGAAATGCTTGTAGAGCTGGTAGAACAGAACCGTCAGGATGAGGATCTCCACCGCCGCCCGCCAGGGACTGGAAAAGTAAACGTCCATCGCCGCCGCCATGCTACCGGGTCGAGCGGAAGACGTCAACGGAGAGGACCCGCAATGGCCTCCCCCATGCGAAGGGCCTCCTCATTGCGCTGCACATCGTGCACCCGGTGCAAGAGAACCCCCCGCGCCCGCGCCCAACAGCTGAGCGCGGCCGTGGCCGCATCTCGATCCCCGGCCTCAGGCAGCTGGAGCACCCTCCCCAAGAACGACTTCCGCGAAACCCCCAAAAGGACCGGCTGCCCCAGAGCTACCAAAACCGGCAAGGCCCTCAGCAAGGCCAGATTGTGCTCGAGCGTCTTGCCAAAACCGATCCCAGGATCCAAGGCGATCCGCTCTCGCTCCATCCCCTCCTGGACGGCCCGCTCCACCTGCGATTGCAGAAAGGCCCTCACCTCCGCCACCACATCCAGGTAGCCGGGCCGCTCCTGCATCGTCCGCGGCGTGCCCTGCATATGCATTATCACGACCGCCGCCCCGGAAGCGATCGCCACCTCGCGCATCTCGGGATCGCGCAAGCCGGTGATGTCATTGATGCCATCGGCCCCAGCTGCCATGGCGGCGGCCGCCACGCTCGGCTTCACCGTATCGATGGTGATCCAAGCCTCCGTGACTCGTCGCAAGCCCTCGATCACCGGCACCACCCGAGCCCGCTCCTCCGCTTCCGAAACCGGTTGCGCCCCCGGGCGGGAAGACTCCCCGCCCACATCGAGAATCCGGGCCCCCCTCCCCAGCATGGCTCGCCCATGGGCCACCGCCGACTCCACCCGGATGAACTGCCCTCCATCGGAAAAGGAATCAGGCGTCACATTGAGCACCCCCATGAGAGCCGCTCGGGCGAGCGATAAATCGCCCCGCGGCCCCCGCCAGATGGCGGGCGATTTCGGCCTTTCGTTTTCCTCTACCATCCCCTAGTCTCTCTCCCTGATGGCGGGACTTCGCATCTTCATTCTCAGCCTCCTGCTTCCTTCCCTGGGCTGGAGCCAAAAAAACCCGGATCACGGAGTGCGCATCGTCATCCACCCCGATGGCAATCGCACGGAAATCCTTCGCAACGTCAACGATCGCTCGCTCACCACCATCACCCGGGACCCAGACGGGAACATCGTCAAAAAACAAACGTACTTCCTGGATGCCCAAGGCCGCGAAAAACGGGCCGCCATCTACGACCCCACCGGCAACCTCCTCTTCCACGTCCTCTTCGAATACGACCCCTACAGCGGCAAACTCGTGGAAGAAGGCATGTACAATCGGGACAAAGAACTCGTCCGCTTGGTCAAACATCGCTACGACGCCAACGGCCAACCCCTCCCCGCCCACGCCTTCAGCATCCGGAATCGAAATCAGCCCCTCGCCCCCGTCGCCCCCCCCATCCAGATCCCCGTCGGGAACACCCATGCCATGTCGGAAGAAGTCCGCCAAGCAGCCCCCCTCGCCCCGCCGGTCCCGGCTCTCAGTAATGGGGCTTCGCCGCCCCGTTACTACCAACCCCCTGGCACGCCCTCACCGCAGCAGCCTACGCGACCGGGCAACGTCCCCCAAAAACCGGAGCGGCGGCCCCTCTTCGGCGGCTAGACTCGCCCCCGCCATGAAGTCACCCCTCGCCCTGCTCCTCTTCCTCTCGGCCAGCGGGCTGGCACTGGGCTCCTTTCTCTGGGGCCAAGTATGGAAACTGCGCGCCCTCGAAGGGATCGCCTCCAGCGCGCCCACCGAACTGGAAGCGCAACTCGTGGACGCGCAGAACCAAATCGACATCCTCGAAGGCGACCGGGAAACCCTCATGCAGGACTACCTCCAACTGCTGCAAGAAGGCGAAACGAACGCCCCGGAAAGCATCCCCCCGCCCACCGACCTCCAGGGGCGCATCACCGCCCTGCGCGGCCTGCCTTTCAATCCTCCGCCCCTCTACCTCAAGCTCCCCCGCATGGACTATGACGACGCCGTCTCCGAAGCGGTCACCGGCTGGCTGGAAGAAGAAAAGCTCGACGCCTTCAATCGCAGCTACGCCCGCCTGGGACTCTTCCAAGACCAGCTCAATCTCTGGACCGTCTACTCTCGGCTCTACGCCGGGGAATCGATCGTCTTCTTCGACCCCACCCAGCAAAGCCTCCTCATGACCGAAGGCTTCGACTTCGACGAAATCGACGCCAGCCTCCGCCTCGTCGCCCCCGCCCTCTCCCGCATGCTCGACCAGCAGCACCACCAGATCGGCGGGCCCCTCGTCATCCCGGAAAACGATGACCAAGACCTCGCCCTGGCCGCCCTCTCCTACGGGACCGCCAAATGGATCGAAGAAACCATCCTCGGACCGAAAGAAACCCCCACCGATGGGGCCGAAGACGTCCGCGACGCCCTTTATGGCATCCCCGACTTCCTCCGCGCGCGCACCCGCTTCCTTCACCAACAAGGCCACGCCTACGTCCAAGCCCGCCTCGAAGCCGGCCGCACCCTCGCCGAACTCTACCAAAACCCACCCCGCACCACCCGGGAAATCCTTCACCCCGAGGCCGCGCCCCTCCCGCAACCAGCCTGGAAGGACCTCCCCCTGCCCGGGGAGAAATGGACCGAACTCCGCGCCAACACCCTGGGAGAATGGGCCATCGCCCACCTCCTCGACACACCGGAAGCCGCCCAAGGCTGGCGGGGCGATCGCTACCAAACCTGGTTCCAAAGCGATGAAGGGGACCAGCTGATCTGGCGACTGCGCTTCGAAACCGAAAAAGCCGCCCAAAACTTCGTGACCGCCTTCCTCCCCTTGGTGGAAGCCGAAACCTTCGTCCCCGCCATCCGGGAAAGCGAAACCAGCTGGCTGAGCGAAGGCCCGCGCAGCGCCAAACTCTGGCGCCCGCAGCCAAACACCGTCCACTACATCGACGCCACCAGCCCCCCACTCCGCCAACGCCTCGAAGCCGCCATGAGCGCAGCCCCAGGACCATGACCGCCAAGCAAGTCTACTATGAAGGGCGGGTCCAAGGAGTCGGATTCCGCTACACCACGAAACAAATCGCCATGGGCTATGACCTCTCCGGCTGGGTCCGCAACCTGGCCGACGGGCGGGTAGCGCTCCAAATCTCCGGCGAAGAAAAAGAACTGGAAGCCTTCCTCCAGGAAATCCGCGAAAGCGTCTTAGGAGGCCACATCCGCAAAGAAGAAAGCGAAACCCTCACCAGCTCGCAACCAGAGCCCGGCTTCCACATCAAGCACTAGAAGCGGCCTCATAAATAGGACGATTTCTATTCATGGAGACCGCTCTTTGAAAACGCCTAGTATCGGTGGCCCGCGACGTCCCCGGCGCGGCGGGTGCGATGAGCTAATTCGTAAACCACTCACCCACCCAAGGCCTTTCCGACTACCTATCACTTGGGATCAGCTGCACCCAGAACACAAGTCTCCCCCCACCGCGCCGGGGACGTCGCGGGCCACCGGGGAAAGCTTGCTACCCCGGTTTCCGGGGGGCTTCTGCTAGGATGGTCTTCGCGGTATCCCATTGGTTCTCTACCCTATTCATCGATGACTCCTATACACCTCACAAAGAATACGACTTCTATTTGCGAGACCGCTTCTAATATCAAGCTCCAGAATACACTGTTAGAATGGAGGGAAGAAGGTGTGGGGAAGAGGCGCTGAAGCGCGGGGAAGGGAGAGCCGGTGTCTTTCGAGCCAATTCTGCAGCCTGGTATCAGGCTTGGACGGCGGTCCTTTTTATTTGTCCTCCGAGGCAAGGGGGTCCAGCTTTCACCGGGATGAGGTTCCTTTTCAAAGGCGGTTTTTGGCGGGCTCTGGCGCTGATTTTGGTGCTGGGCTTTTTCGGGCTGACGGCGCTCCTTTACTTCCAAGATCGCGAGACCTTCAAGCGAGGGGTGCGGGCCCTGATGGCGGCCATTTCAGCCCGCAGTGAGGACCCCGAAGTGCGCTATGTGGAGCGGGAGAAGGAGATCGAGGTCTTTCGAGATCGCATTGTCGAGAGGGAGAAGGTGGTCAAGGTCTACCCCGATCTGCCCTCGACCCATGGCGATCCGGTGCACTACGACCCCAAAAAACTCTACTCAGGAATCCAGATCCGGACCGAGGTGCAGGCCGAGGAGGGAAGGCAAGCTTCTCTCGAACGCCAGACGGACGAGGCCTACGAGCTTCAGTTCCAGGTCAAGGTCACTCTTCCTGATCCCGAACTGTCTCTTTCCGATTTTGCCAAGCTCAACCCTCACCTCCTCTCCGGGCTGCCCGGCCTGCAAGTGATGGTTCCGGAGGCGGAAGTGTCCGGGTTTTTCTATCAGCTGTATGAAAACAAGGTCAATCGGGTTCAGTCCAAGCTCTACCAACTCGATCGGATCCTGACACGGCACAATTTCTTCGACTGCGAGACGATGCTGGAGCTGACCCATCCCGAGACCGGACGCAAGGCCCTCCTCATCCAAGCCGATATGGATGTGGTGTCTGATGGTTCGGATGGCGATCGCATGCCGGAGATGCCGGACAAAATCGTGAACTCTTCCTACTACCAGCCCTTCACCAGCTATGGCTGGGCCAAGCGAGGCGAGACCGTCAATCCACTGATCGCTCCCCGACGGAAGTGGCTGAAGGAGGCGGAGGAGGAGTACAAAATCGTGGGCCTGCCGGCGGCACGCAATCGCTATTTGGAAGCACGCATTGCCCGGATGAAGCGGGAGATCGCTGATCTCGAGGCCCGCAGCTTTCTCATTGCGGAGGCCGATCCTTTCATCGTGGTGCCTCTGTATTTTTTCCGTTATGTCGGCCAAGTGGCCCATGCGCCCATGGTGGGCGATTACGCGGTCGTCATTCACGAGGATCGCTTCCTCCCGGCCATTGTGGGCGATGCGGGACCGACTTTCAAGGCGGGCGAGGCTTCTCTTCGGATGGCGAAGGAGCTCGACCCGCGGTCCAATCCCTATCGCCGCCCGGTGAGCGATCTGAGCGTGAGCTATCTGGTTTTCCCGGGCACCAAAAAGAAACCGCATGGGCCACCCGACTACCAGGAGTGGAGAAGCCGGTGCCAAGAGCTGCTCGATGACATGGGGGGCTTGGCCGAGGGCTACGCTTTGCATTCCTGGGACAACATTCTGCCCGAGCCGGAGCCGGTGGAAGAAGCGCCTCCGGCCGAGGAAACGACGGGCCAGGAGGCAGCGGCCGCCGAGGAATCGACTCCGACGGTCGTCACTCCGTGAGCCCTCGCTCACCCCTGAGCC includes:
- the cdaA gene encoding diadenylate cyclase CdaA, with translation MDVYFSSPWRAAVEILILTVLFYQLYKHFRKTRGARILTGFVVLLLTLTLVSELLDLVVIGTIIKSISAILALALVVTFQPELRRLLGDLGSHRLFSITDAKREQIELLVEAIQQLSNKRFGALIAIERGIELTQYSETGVTLNAEVSTELLLSIFHPRASLHDGGVVLDKDKIAAAGCVFPLSQREMQDRSIGLRHRAGVGVTEESDAIAIIVSEETGSVSLCQNGELMKGLKPEAYRRKLGQWLFPDTIEEEDQPKNERPVAGELEVETGGAGSGGDRVVPNPDA
- the folP gene encoding dihydropteroate synthase; amino-acid sequence: MVEENERPKSPAIWRGPRGDLSLARAALMGVLNVTPDSFSDGGQFIRVESAVAHGRAMLGRGARILDVGGESSRPGAQPVSEAEERARVVPVIEGLRRVTEAWITIDTVKPSVAAAAMAAGADGINDITGLRDPEMREVAIASGAAVVIMHMQGTPRTMQERPGYLDVVAEVRAFLQSQVERAVQEGMERERIALDPGIGFGKTLEHNLALLRALPVLVALGQPVLLGVSRKSFLGRVLQLPEAGDRDAATAALSCWARARGVLLHRVHDVQRNEEALRMGEAIAGPLR
- a CDS encoding acylphosphatase is translated as MTAKQVYYEGRVQGVGFRYTTKQIAMGYDLSGWVRNLADGRVALQISGEEKELEAFLQEIRESVLGGHIRKEESETLTSSQPEPGFHIKH
- a CDS encoding glycoside hydrolase family 75 protein; protein product: MRFLFKGGFWRALALILVLGFFGLTALLYFQDRETFKRGVRALMAAISARSEDPEVRYVEREKEIEVFRDRIVEREKVVKVYPDLPSTHGDPVHYDPKKLYSGIQIRTEVQAEEGRQASLERQTDEAYELQFQVKVTLPDPELSLSDFAKLNPHLLSGLPGLQVMVPEAEVSGFFYQLYENKVNRVQSKLYQLDRILTRHNFFDCETMLELTHPETGRKALLIQADMDVVSDGSDGDRMPEMPDKIVNSSYYQPFTSYGWAKRGETVNPLIAPRRKWLKEAEEEYKIVGLPAARNRYLEARIARMKREIADLEARSFLIAEADPFIVVPLYFFRYVGQVAHAPMVGDYAVVIHEDRFLPAIVGDAGPTFKAGEASLRMAKELDPRSNPYRRPVSDLSVSYLVFPGTKKKPHGPPDYQEWRSRCQELLDDMGGLAEGYALHSWDNILPEPEPVEEAPPAEETTGQEAAAAEESTPTVVTP